The nucleotide sequence TCATTGTCACTCAACGGAAGAATTCCGACCATGGGATCATTCCTCAGCAATCTGGAGCATGATCATGCAGAAAACTCGGCTTGCTCAAAGGGCGATTGTGCGGGTGGAATCTTTCATTCTCCCGATCAGGGGGGAGAAGATCATCCTGGACAGCGACCTTGCGAGAGTCTATGGCGTAACGACCCGCCGCTTGAATGAACAAGTGAAACGAAACATCGACCGCTTTCCACGCGATTTTATGTTCAGGCTTTCTCAGCGGGAATGTGATTCTTTGAGGTCGCAATTTGCGACCTCAAAGATCGGGCGGGGAGGGAGGCGCACAATGCCGTTTGCCTTTACCGAGCACGGTGCGATCATGGCTGCCAATGTCCTCAACAGCCGGCAAGCGACCCTCATGAGCGTCTACGTCGTACGTGCATTCGTCCAATTGCGAAGCAGGCTGTGGGAAAACAGAGAACTTGCACGCAGATTGCAGGAACTCGAGAGTAAGGTGGATTACCAGGGCGGGGAGCTGCATGGATTGTTTGAGGCGATCAGACGGCTGATGGCAGTTCCAGAGAAGCCAAAAAGGCAAATCGGGTTCCAGGTGAAACGGGCTTAGCGCTGATCCTGCGAGAATTTCACGTCCGCCTGTACCAGAGTATTCACTTCGGTGGGTCTGACGACCAAACACGAGGGAGATCTCCACTACTCCACTACTTGCTACTCAAGTACTCTTTCTTCTCCGCCTCGGTTAGTACCTCATTCATACTGCCGGTCCGATATCCCTGGAGGTCGAGAGTGACGTAAGCGAAACCAAGCGTCTTGAAGTGCGAAACGATCTTCTCGCGAAGCCCATTGTCAAACAACCGGCCGAATTCCTGCGGACCAATCTCGAGCCTTGCCGTCTTGTCATCGTGGTGCCGGACACGGAAGAACCGAAAGCCCAGGTCGCGCAAA is from Ignavibacteriales bacterium and encodes:
- a CDS encoding ORF6N domain-containing protein produces the protein MQKTRLAQRAIVRVESFILPIRGEKIILDSDLARVYGVTTRRLNEQVKRNIDRFPRDFMFRLSQRECDSLRSQFATSKIGRGGRRTMPFAFTEHGAIMAANVLNSRQATLMSVYVVRAFVQLRSRLWENRELARRLQELESKVDYQGGELHGLFEAIRRLMAVPEKPKRQIGFQVKRA